The Amycolatopsis sp. DG1A-15b genome window below encodes:
- a CDS encoding L,D-transpeptidase: MSEMPRPAPNRWRVLALWLAGIVLVSTAGALLAPSRPAPDAARATEPVELGFDLHAPVVAARMVPNLAGLPEANTFGTVANAPQDVTAEAVPDGHLVHPTTPVPVFGQPGGDAIAVLPTTQLGSDTWVPVIAEEPGWVQVLLPSRPNGSTGWLSTQDSTLTIRSTTDRIVIDRAVFRLTLYRDHQQIGTWSVGVGTAAAPTPTGRTFVLASMTDVKQKFSPVIFPLGIHSATYTTYGGGPGTTGIHGWPTTDVFGRPSSDGCIRVPADALATFTAPADPVPIGTPVLIR; this comes from the coding sequence ATGTCCGAGATGCCACGGCCGGCGCCGAACAGGTGGCGGGTGCTCGCGCTCTGGCTGGCCGGAATCGTGTTGGTCAGCACTGCGGGTGCGCTGCTCGCACCGTCGCGGCCCGCGCCCGACGCCGCTCGCGCTACCGAGCCCGTGGAATTGGGCTTCGACCTCCACGCCCCGGTCGTGGCGGCCCGCATGGTCCCGAATCTTGCTGGGCTGCCAGAGGCAAACACCTTCGGCACCGTCGCGAACGCTCCGCAGGATGTGACAGCCGAAGCGGTCCCGGACGGGCACCTGGTGCACCCGACCACCCCGGTGCCGGTCTTCGGCCAGCCGGGCGGGGACGCCATTGCGGTTCTGCCGACCACGCAGTTGGGATCCGACACGTGGGTGCCGGTGATCGCCGAGGAACCGGGCTGGGTGCAGGTGTTACTGCCGTCCCGGCCCAACGGCTCTACCGGATGGTTGTCCACCCAGGACAGCACGCTCACGATCCGGTCGACGACCGACCGGATCGTCATCGACCGGGCCGTGTTCCGGCTCACGCTCTACCGCGATCACCAGCAGATCGGCACCTGGAGCGTCGGGGTCGGCACTGCGGCGGCACCGACCCCGACGGGGCGGACCTTCGTGCTGGCCTCCATGACCGACGTGAAGCAGAAGTTCAGCCCGGTGATCTTCCCGCTCGGGATCCACTCGGCCACTTACACCACCTACGGCGGCGGACCCGGCACCACCGGCATCCACGGCTGGCCCACCACCGACGTCTTCGGCCGCCCGTCCAGCGACGGATGCATCCGCGTTCCCGCCGATGCCCTCGCCACCTTCACCGCCCCTGCCGACCCGGTGCCCATCGGCACCCCCGTCCTCATCCGCTAA
- a CDS encoding S53 family serine peptidase produces the protein MHSRLWHALAATAALLASTVATAVAAPQTPAGDTGDHVPIAGSTPAWATPHTEVARTNGSTVRHIQVALALRDQPGAERLAAQLATPGRAEHGKFLSSREFLDRFAPTQDAVDQVSRWLAKQGLHVTGVSPNRHFVDAEAPTAALESAFGTRIAAFRARIDGVTRTLTAPASPVTVPISLRASITAVLGLDDSAALLKPQHTRPAAVAAEQHCARWWGEQNNTDVPQKYPAGFQSNALCGYTGTQVRAMYKLNNGNTGAGTTIGVVGAYNSDTIVADTNQASSQLGVPPLAEGQYSAVLPEGGFTDATECGAEGWAAEQTLDVQASHTIAPAAKIRYYAGKTCKGTGIYEAFNLAVADNAVDVISNSYGNADGENSLPQMARDQFNAMALQAAIQGQTVTVSTGDAGNNSGPVGRPTVSFPSSSPWVVAVGGTSVGLDQNNQPTVLTGWENSGNTQSGSSWAPQQDADGPFASGAGGGSSALYCMPNWQMGVVPGSGEKRGVPDIAALADSYTGMLVGQTIKGQFGIGSYGGTSLASPLIAGLVADAQQARSGNARAGMLTPILYSLAGSSAIADVTPQKAGVWTPMMHAFGGVAVPGGQGSYLIDFDARPQNLQSGPGWDNVTGLGTPADGFIGALSQ, from the coding sequence ATGCACAGCCGTCTTTGGCATGCCCTCGCCGCGACCGCGGCCCTACTCGCCTCCACCGTGGCCACCGCCGTCGCGGCACCCCAGACTCCCGCCGGTGACACCGGCGACCACGTGCCCATCGCCGGAAGCACCCCAGCCTGGGCCACCCCGCACACCGAAGTCGCCCGTACCAACGGAAGCACCGTCCGGCACATCCAGGTCGCGCTGGCACTGCGCGATCAGCCCGGTGCCGAACGCCTCGCCGCGCAGCTGGCGACACCGGGCCGCGCCGAGCACGGGAAGTTTCTGTCCTCCAGGGAGTTCCTCGACCGATTCGCACCAACGCAAGACGCCGTCGACCAGGTGTCCCGGTGGTTGGCCAAGCAGGGGCTGCACGTGACCGGAGTCAGCCCGAACAGGCACTTCGTCGACGCCGAAGCCCCGACCGCAGCGTTGGAGTCGGCGTTCGGTACGAGGATCGCCGCGTTCCGTGCCCGCATCGACGGTGTCACCCGGACGCTCACGGCCCCAGCATCGCCCGTCACCGTGCCGATCTCGCTGCGTGCCTCGATCACCGCCGTGCTCGGCTTGGACGACAGCGCCGCCCTGCTCAAGCCCCAGCACACCCGCCCGGCCGCCGTGGCCGCTGAGCAGCACTGCGCGCGCTGGTGGGGTGAGCAGAACAACACCGACGTCCCGCAGAAATACCCGGCTGGGTTCCAATCGAACGCACTCTGCGGCTACACCGGCACTCAGGTCCGTGCGATGTACAAGCTGAACAACGGAAACACCGGCGCAGGTACGACGATCGGTGTCGTCGGCGCCTACAACTCCGACACCATCGTCGCCGACACCAACCAGGCCAGCAGCCAGCTCGGCGTGCCGCCGCTGGCCGAGGGCCAGTACAGCGCGGTCCTGCCCGAGGGCGGGTTCACCGACGCGACCGAGTGCGGCGCCGAGGGCTGGGCGGCCGAGCAGACCCTGGACGTGCAGGCCTCGCACACCATCGCCCCGGCGGCGAAGATCCGCTACTACGCCGGGAAGACCTGCAAGGGCACCGGGATCTACGAGGCGTTCAACCTGGCCGTCGCCGACAACGCCGTGGATGTGATCAGCAACAGCTACGGCAACGCCGACGGCGAGAACAGCTTGCCGCAGATGGCGCGGGATCAGTTCAACGCGATGGCGCTGCAGGCAGCGATCCAGGGCCAGACCGTCACGGTGTCCACTGGCGACGCAGGCAACAACTCCGGCCCCGTCGGCCGCCCGACCGTCAGCTTCCCGTCCTCGAGCCCGTGGGTCGTGGCGGTCGGTGGCACCAGCGTCGGCTTGGACCAGAACAACCAGCCCACGGTGCTGACCGGGTGGGAGAACAGCGGCAACACCCAGTCCGGCAGCAGCTGGGCGCCGCAGCAGGATGCCGACGGCCCGTTCGCCTCCGGCGCCGGCGGCGGCAGCTCCGCGCTCTACTGCATGCCGAACTGGCAGATGGGCGTCGTCCCTGGCAGCGGTGAGAAGCGTGGGGTCCCGGACATCGCGGCGCTGGCCGACTCCTACACCGGGATGTTGGTCGGGCAGACCATCAAGGGCCAGTTCGGGATCGGCTCCTACGGCGGTACGTCTCTGGCTTCGCCGCTGATCGCCGGGCTCGTCGCCGACGCCCAGCAGGCCCGCTCCGGCAACGCCCGCGCGGGGATGCTCACCCCGATCCTCTACAGCTTGGCGGGATCGAGCGCGATCGCCGACGTCACGCCTCAGAAGGCTGGGGTCTGGACGCCGATGATGCACGCCTTCGGCGGCGTCGCCGTCCCCGGCGGGCAGGGCAGCTACCTGATCGACTTCGACGCCCGCCCGCAGAACCTGCAAAGCGGACCCGGCTGGGACAACGTCACCGGTCTCGGAACCCCCGCCGACGGCTTCATCGGCGCACTTTCCCAGTGA